In one window of Episyrphus balteatus chromosome 3, idEpiBalt1.1, whole genome shotgun sequence DNA:
- the LOC129916094 gene encoding uncharacterized protein LOC129916094, with the protein MSESNGESKFGFKDKEKAEETLKLLEEHEMQYRKLTVRGLLGRAKRVLSMTKAEEKVKNINEAIAVFDKWLEENGGGAANKNAKTDNSDKVETVPGLGFKDKEAAEKTLKILEGRDPDYQKLAIKGLIGSSKRVLSGTKNEEKVKCIQEGVQVLEDFLEKFDKENMMRENKAYLAYSVIENLPGPEDNLVTEFLCAYGGSKAKGNYKHLRTMYPKDDDSTSWDIIRNNNLKTLSAKLKEEDAKLFNESGEPTEIHMEMIHWAYSPQPDKVKSYVEKLKKSKALKRKSAASSSSGSDSGSDSDEEVAKKKRRDS; encoded by the exons atgTCGGAATCAAATGGTGAATCAAAATTTGGCTTCAAGGACAAGGAGAAGGCAGAGGAGACTCTCAAGCTGCTCGAGGAGCATGAAATGCAATACAGAAAGTTGACAGTGCGTGGACTTCTTGGTAGAGCCAAAAGAGTCCTTTCAA TGACAAAAGCTgaggaaaaagttaaaaatataaatgaagcCATCGCAGTATTTGACAAATGGCTGGAGGAGAATGGTGGAGGCGCGGCAAATAAGAATGCCAAGACTGATAACTCCGATAAGGTGGAAACAGTTCCTGGTTTAGGATTTAAAGACAAGGAAGCTGCTGAAAAGACTTTGAA AATTCTAGAAGGCCGTGATCCAGATTATCAAAAATTGGCCATCAAAGGATTAATTGGTAGTTCAAAACGTGTACTTTCCGGTactaaaaatgaagaaaaagtcaaatgcaTTCAAGAAGGCGTACAAGTACTTGaagattttcttgaaaaattcgACAAAGAAAATATGATGCGTGAAAACAAAGCCTACCTGGCCTATTCAGTGATTGAAAACCTACCAGGTCCCGAGGATAACCTTGTCACAGAATTCCTTTGCGCATATGGTGGATCAAAAGCTAAGGGAAATTACAAGCATTTACGAACAATGTACCCAAAAGATGATGATTCCACATCATGGGATATTATCAGAAATAATAACCTGAAGACATTGAGTGCAAAGTTAAAGGAAGAAGATGCAAAGCTTTTTAATGAATCTGGAGAACCAACAGAGATTCATATGGAAATGATTCACTGGGCCTACAGTCCACAACCAGACAAAGTTAAGAGTTATgttgaaaagttgaaaaaatccAAAGCTTTGAAACGGAAGTCAGCAGCATCTTCGAGCAGTGGGAGTGATTCTGGATCGGATAGTGACGAAGAGGTCGCCAAGAAGAAGAGAAgggattcttaa